In Paenibacillus phoenicis, one genomic interval encodes:
- a CDS encoding FecCD family ABC transporter permease, whose translation MGGEILNTTAANQKMGSLYYLLILLLIVLIGVSAVYSVSIGQVHIPFKQAITIMLNFLSHGRWGSLEHIDNQSYLNIILQVRMPRVIFALLIGMGLALCGAVMQAVVQNPLADPYILGISSGASLGATFAILIGFGSGALLSQFGVAFGAFVGAMIASIAVLILSSIGGKATSVKLVLSGVVLGALCSSFSSLIIYFANDAEGIKSVTFWAMGSLASSSWDKTPILAVIVILGCGLFLFQHRVLNTMLLGDESAITLGINLSIFRKLYMVLTALITGTMVAYAGMIGFVGLIIPHITRGLFGADHKRLMPGTLLLGGLFLIWSDILSRTLIHNVELPIGIITSVIGSPLFIYMIVKKGYNFGG comes from the coding sequence ATGGGAGGTGAAATTCTGAATACTACAGCCGCGAATCAAAAAATGGGGAGTCTCTATTACCTCTTAATCCTCCTATTAATCGTACTGATTGGGGTATCCGCGGTTTATTCCGTATCCATTGGTCAAGTCCATATTCCATTTAAACAAGCGATAACCATTATGCTGAACTTCTTGTCACACGGTCGATGGGGGTCGCTGGAGCATATCGATAACCAATCCTACCTGAACATTATTCTGCAAGTTAGGATGCCTCGTGTCATCTTTGCTCTTCTTATCGGCATGGGACTCGCATTGTGCGGAGCCGTCATGCAGGCCGTGGTGCAAAACCCGCTCGCGGATCCATACATACTTGGCATCTCGTCCGGCGCTTCGCTTGGAGCCACCTTCGCCATACTGATCGGGTTCGGAAGCGGTGCGCTATTGTCCCAGTTCGGCGTAGCTTTTGGTGCCTTTGTTGGCGCGATGATCGCGTCGATCGCCGTGCTGATTCTATCCAGCATTGGAGGCAAAGCAACATCGGTGAAGCTCGTGTTATCCGGGGTTGTCCTCGGCGCTTTGTGCAGCTCCTTCTCCAGCTTGATCATCTATTTCGCCAACGATGCAGAGGGAATTAAATCCGTGACCTTCTGGGCGATGGGCAGTTTGGCTTCCTCCAGTTGGGACAAAACACCGATCCTGGCGGTGATTGTGATTCTAGGGTGCGGGCTGTTTCTATTTCAACATCGCGTGCTGAACACGATGCTGTTAGGCGATGAATCCGCGATTACCCTGGGGATTAACTTAAGCATTTTTCGCAAATTGTACATGGTCTTGACCGCGCTAATTACCGGTACGATGGTGGCTTACGCTGGGATGATCGGATTCGTAGGTCTGATCATCCCGCATATCACCCGAGGTCTATTTGGCGCAGACCACAAGCGATTGATGCCTGGAACCCTGCTTCTAGGCGGACTGTTCCTGATCTGGTCGGACATTTTGTCCAGAACGCTCATCCATAACGTCGAATTACCCATCGGGATCATTACTTCGGTGATTGGGTCGCCCTTATTTATCTATATGATCGTGAAAAAAGGCTACAATTTCGGAGGTTAA